The Candidatus Bathyarchaeota archaeon genome includes a region encoding these proteins:
- a CDS encoding TMEM165/GDT1 family protein, with protein MAELGDKTQLAVITLCSKHGWRSILSGAMLAFTLIDGVSILVGRAISTLIPLFWTQLAAGFAFIAVGIYVLLKREEGNRILISKEGGSAFFSSFILVSLAEVGDKTQLAVIALAAQYQHVLIVFLGVTFAFLVVTVLGIIIGKSLVQVIPKKWLKFFVFALFVGFGVFYLVQSFFT; from the coding sequence TTGGCTGAACTTGGAGACAAAACGCAGTTAGCAGTGATAACGCTTTGTTCTAAGCATGGTTGGCGCTCCATTCTCAGCGGAGCAATGTTGGCATTCACTCTTATAGACGGAGTGAGCATACTGGTTGGTAGAGCCATTTCTACGCTTATACCGCTGTTTTGGACGCAGCTTGCGGCGGGATTTGCTTTTATAGCAGTTGGCATTTACGTTTTGTTGAAGAGAGAAGAGGGAAACAGGATTTTAATTTCTAAAGAAGGCGGTTCGGCGTTTTTCTCATCTTTCATTTTAGTTTCTTTGGCTGAAGTTGGGGATAAAACGCAGTTAGCGGTAATTGCTTTGGCGGCCCAGTATCAGCATGTTTTAATTGTGTTTTTAGGAGTGACCTTCGCATTTTTGGTAGTTACTGTTCTGGGAATCATTATTGGAAAAAGTCTTGTGCAGGTTATCCCTAAAAAGTGGCTAAAATTTTTTGTATTTGCCTTGTTTGTGGGTTTTGGGGTATTTTATCTTGTTCAAAGCTTTTTTACTTAA
- a CDS encoding (Fe-S)-binding protein, with amino-acid sequence MNALELVQKHKLLECIQCGMCTGSCPVARKTRLNIRRYMREVAITGKIVMHPSEELWSCTTCGTCAVRCPKEISPYEFLIDIRSTAVEEGQIAPTLRDALESVFKNGNPWGRIRSKRTGWAEGLNIKHISQGAEYLYFVGCTPAYDTRVQEVAKSLVNCLIKAGVDFATLGQEENCCGSEVYGIGEKGLFEYLVEENMKIFNKYNVKQVVTSCPHAYHTFKNRYGQTSFEVMHHSQLFAKLIDEGKLSFSKEFNKTVIYHDPCYLGKQNGVYDDPRKVLESIPGVKLIEFDRSRERSLCCEGAGGRMWIDIPGERLAEIRVKDAVEAGAEIIATACPFCLLTLEDAVKTTGYEEKIKVLDIAEILAQAI; translated from the coding sequence ATGAATGCGCTTGAACTAGTTCAAAAACATAAGCTTCTCGAATGCATACAATGTGGAATGTGCACTGGAAGCTGCCCAGTAGCAAGGAAAACAAGACTTAATATTAGAAGGTATATGCGTGAAGTAGCCATAACTGGAAAAATTGTTATGCATCCTTCAGAAGAGCTTTGGAGCTGCACAACATGCGGCACATGCGCAGTTCGATGCCCGAAGGAAATAAGCCCCTACGAATTCTTAATCGACATTCGAAGCACAGCCGTAGAGGAAGGCCAAATTGCACCTACGCTTAGAGACGCCCTAGAAAGCGTATTCAAAAACGGTAACCCGTGGGGAAGAATAAGAAGCAAAAGAACCGGGTGGGCTGAAGGCCTAAACATCAAGCATATTTCACAAGGAGCAGAATACCTATACTTCGTAGGCTGCACGCCCGCCTACGACACCCGAGTTCAAGAAGTAGCCAAAAGTTTGGTGAATTGCCTCATAAAAGCCGGAGTAGACTTTGCAACTTTAGGCCAAGAGGAAAACTGCTGCGGAAGCGAAGTCTATGGAATAGGCGAAAAAGGACTTTTCGAATACTTAGTCGAAGAAAACATGAAAATATTCAACAAATATAATGTTAAACAAGTAGTTACAAGCTGTCCACACGCATATCACACGTTCAAAAATAGGTATGGCCAAACAAGCTTTGAGGTTATGCATCACAGCCAACTCTTTGCAAAGCTAATCGATGAAGGAAAACTATCATTTTCCAAAGAGTTTAACAAGACAGTAATTTATCATGACCCATGCTATCTAGGTAAGCAAAACGGCGTATACGACGACCCCAGGAAAGTTTTAGAAAGCATTCCAGGAGTAAAGCTCATAGAGTTTGACCGTTCAAGGGAAAGAAGCCTATGCTGCGAAGGAGCAGGTGGAAGAATGTGGATAGACATCCCAGGCGAACGTCTAGCAGAAATACGCGTCAAGGACGCAGTGGAAGCAGGGGCGGAAATCATAGCAACAGCTTGTCCATTCTGCCTTCTAACCCTAGAAGACGCAGTAAAAACGACTGGATACGAAGAGAAAATTAAGGTTTTGGACATAGCGGAAATACTTGCACAAGCAATTTAA
- a CDS encoding acyl-CoA dehydrogenase family protein — MRFELNDEQKEIKKAIREFCQKEFTLELALELDRKEEFPMELYKKAAELGFTSMRIPEEYGGQGYGVLEECIVVEEMCRADPGLGAAISLGNLMIPDVLLKHGTEEQKEKYIPPLARGEATAAAAFTEPEHGSDITRLDTTAVKEGNEWVINGNKTFITNAPIADYFIILCQTDPNAQPPYRGQSLFLAEKGMPGLDVEKLHGKMGIRPCITGSLSFDNLRVPENNLVGELNRGFYYALELFDGTRITIAAQAVGIAQGAFERAFQYAKKRKQFGRPIIDFQGISFKLAEMHMKIEAARLLTYKAAWLYDQGKVDPVATSTAKAYASRVAMEVTDEAIQIHGGYGYLAEYHIERFHRCAKITEIYEGTTEIQKLTIINQLKKRIAI, encoded by the coding sequence ATGCGTTTCGAATTAAACGATGAACAAAAAGAAATTAAAAAAGCCATAAGAGAGTTCTGCCAAAAAGAATTTACACTTGAATTAGCCTTAGAACTCGACAGAAAAGAAGAATTTCCAATGGAACTCTACAAGAAAGCCGCTGAACTCGGATTCACAAGCATGAGAATACCCGAAGAATACGGCGGACAGGGCTACGGGGTTCTCGAGGAATGCATAGTAGTTGAAGAAATGTGCAGAGCAGACCCGGGATTGGGAGCGGCCATATCGCTTGGCAACCTAATGATTCCGGACGTCCTCTTAAAGCATGGAACAGAAGAACAAAAGGAAAAATATATTCCACCCTTAGCTCGAGGAGAAGCAACAGCCGCAGCGGCCTTTACAGAGCCGGAGCATGGAAGCGATATAACCCGACTTGACACAACAGCAGTAAAAGAAGGAAACGAATGGGTCATCAACGGAAACAAAACCTTCATAACTAACGCCCCAATAGCAGACTATTTCATAATACTTTGCCAAACAGACCCCAATGCTCAACCACCCTACAGAGGACAAAGCCTTTTCCTCGCTGAAAAAGGAATGCCCGGATTAGACGTAGAAAAACTCCATGGAAAAATGGGCATAAGGCCATGCATAACTGGTTCACTTTCATTCGACAACCTCAGAGTACCGGAAAACAACCTAGTTGGAGAATTAAATAGAGGATTCTATTACGCGTTAGAGCTTTTTGACGGAACAAGAATCACCATAGCAGCACAAGCAGTTGGCATAGCACAGGGAGCATTCGAAAGGGCGTTCCAATACGCTAAAAAACGAAAGCAGTTCGGCCGCCCAATAATCGACTTTCAAGGTATATCATTCAAACTAGCGGAAATGCACATGAAAATCGAAGCTGCAAGACTCTTAACCTATAAGGCGGCTTGGCTCTACGACCAAGGAAAAGTTGACCCAGTTGCAACCTCAACCGCCAAAGCCTATGCAAGCAGAGTAGCCATGGAAGTTACAGACGAAGCCATCCAAATCCACGGAGGATACGGCTACTTGGCAGAATACCACATAGAAAGATTCCACAGATGCGCAAAAATAACAGAAATCTACGAAGGAACCACAGAGATACAGAAACTAACAATAATAAACCAACTGAAGAAAAGGATAGCCATCTAA
- a CDS encoding electron transfer flavoprotein subunit beta/FixA family protein encodes MDIIVCVKHVPETAEADVRIDSTGKSIEKTGLVFDINEWDDYAVEEAVRIKEKLGGTVTVITVGSEDADSTLRKCLARGADKAIRVTDPKLEGSDGYAIAKVLSKVIKDLPHDLILTGAQAGDDGYAVVGPALAQLLGIPHATLVKKIEFKNGTAVVNRELEGGLEEIVEVKLPAVLTIQTGINEPRYVSIMGIRKAMKKEIKVLSLADIGLSENEVGEAGSWIRIEKMYIPPVEKQAEFVKGSPEEVAAKIAELLKARGLV; translated from the coding sequence ATGGATATAATTGTTTGTGTTAAGCATGTTCCGGAAACAGCCGAAGCAGACGTAAGAATCGACAGCACCGGAAAGAGCATAGAAAAAACAGGTTTGGTTTTCGACATTAACGAGTGGGACGACTACGCAGTTGAAGAGGCAGTACGCATAAAAGAAAAGCTTGGAGGAACGGTCACCGTCATAACGGTTGGCTCCGAAGATGCTGACAGCACCCTAAGAAAATGCCTAGCAAGGGGAGCAGACAAAGCCATAAGGGTTACAGACCCAAAACTGGAAGGCTCAGACGGCTACGCTATTGCAAAGGTTCTCTCAAAAGTCATCAAAGATCTGCCCCACGACCTAATATTAACTGGAGCACAAGCAGGTGACGACGGCTACGCAGTTGTAGGCCCGGCGCTCGCCCAGCTTCTAGGAATACCACACGCAACTCTAGTTAAGAAAATTGAATTTAAAAATGGAACAGCCGTAGTTAACCGTGAACTGGAAGGCGGACTAGAAGAAATAGTTGAAGTGAAGTTGCCAGCAGTACTCACAATTCAGACGGGAATCAACGAGCCACGCTATGTTTCCATCATGGGAATCAGAAAAGCAATGAAGAAGGAAATAAAAGTTCTAAGCCTAGCGGATATAGGATTAAGCGAAAACGAGGTCGGCGAGGCTGGATCATGGATAAGGATAGAAAAAATGTACATACCTCCAGTGGAGAAACAAGCCGAATTCGTTAAAGGAAGCCCAGAGGAAGTAGCAGCGAAAATTGCTGAATTATTAAAGGCTAGGGGGCTGGTCTAA
- a CDS encoding electron transfer flavoprotein subunit alpha/FixB family protein yields MGEIFVLAEHRRGEIRDITFEMLTKGRELAEKTNMELTAVILGKDIKEHAKTLSEYAKKVLLIEDPKLENFNSDAYQKVLSHLIKERKPLLTMIGHTSYGVELAPSLAVSLDIPLATDCIDIKFENDALTVTRQMYGGKVNVEAVLRKAESYLVTVRQAAFQAKKEEPMNGEIIEVPSPIAEETPRKRFVEYVLPPPGGVDITAADVIVAIGRGIKDESNIPVAEELAKTLGGVLACSRPIVDKGWLPSDRQVGTSGKTVKPKLYIALGISGAFQHVLGMKNSDLIIAVNKDPNAPIFSVADYGIVDDLFKVVPVLTNKLKELKGEKA; encoded by the coding sequence ATGGGAGAAATTTTTGTTCTCGCCGAGCATAGAAGAGGAGAAATTAGGGATATAACCTTCGAAATGCTAACTAAGGGCAGAGAACTAGCTGAAAAAACAAACATGGAACTAACAGCAGTAATTCTAGGAAAAGATATCAAAGAACACGCAAAAACACTTTCAGAATACGCAAAAAAGGTTCTCTTAATCGAAGATCCAAAACTGGAAAACTTCAACTCTGACGCCTACCAGAAAGTGCTTTCCCACCTGATAAAAGAACGTAAGCCACTGCTAACAATGATTGGACACACATCCTATGGAGTTGAGTTGGCGCCGAGCCTAGCTGTTTCATTAGACATCCCTCTAGCAACAGACTGCATAGACATAAAATTTGAAAACGACGCATTAACAGTAACTAGGCAAATGTACGGTGGAAAAGTAAACGTTGAAGCCGTGCTTAGAAAGGCTGAAAGCTACCTAGTAACAGTTCGTCAAGCAGCTTTCCAAGCTAAAAAGGAAGAACCAATGAACGGAGAAATCATCGAGGTTCCTTCCCCAATAGCAGAAGAAACTCCTAGGAAACGCTTCGTTGAATACGTTCTGCCTCCACCAGGCGGCGTAGACATAACAGCAGCAGACGTCATCGTAGCCATTGGAAGAGGAATAAAAGATGAAAGCAACATTCCAGTAGCAGAAGAGTTAGCGAAAACCCTTGGAGGAGTTCTCGCTTGTTCACGTCCAATAGTCGACAAAGGATGGCTTCCAAGCGACCGACAAGTTGGAACTTCAGGAAAAACAGTTAAGCCCAAACTCTACATTGCACTTGGAATAAGCGGCGCCTTCCAACACGTGCTCGGAATGAAAAATTCAGACCTAATAATTGCGGTAAATAAAGACCCAAACGCACCTATCTTCAGCGTCGCCGATTACGGCATCGTCGACGACCTCTTCAAAGTTGTCCCAGTACTAACAAATAAACTGAAGGAACTAAAGGGAGAAAAAGCCTAA
- a CDS encoding 4Fe-4S binding protein: MEAEKPRVGIFVCECGGNIGDVVDVKKVVEAVKNWEGVVVAKYHRYLCSKPGQEMILDAIKKQNLDRVVVASCTPRMHLSTFRSVLERAGLNPYMLEFVNIREQDSWVHGPKPSEEATKKAISLIRGGYERSLELEPLEKIREKCSREILIVGGGIAGITAALELGYLGYKVHLVERKPSIGGNMAKLTKVFPTLDCAQCILTPRMAEVGRNPNVNLLTYAEVQEISGRPGNYNVKVFMKPRGVDVEKCRSCGVCAKVCPVTVPDEYNEGLSERKAAYIEFPQAVPSAYTIDFEACTKCGKCEQLCPAKAINLEDKGKIVELNVGAIIMATGYQLYDANKLKQYGYGIYPDVITMMALERLTSASGPTGGYVKKADGSDVKKIAIVLCAGSRDKNHIPYCSRICCMYSLKQAFLLKKMLGIDVTIYYTDIRATGKGYEELYWRCQEAGVVFIRGKVAEIWKNKNGKLVVVAEDTLLNEVQEDEYDMVALATPMIPSAGLQELAAKMKLAIGEDGFIQEKHPKLDPVDSLKAGIFACGCALSPKDVRDTVSDALAAAAKASLFLKEEYVTTSPEKAFVITELCDGCEACVKICPVNAITMQGGKAKVDPFICVGCGACIPICPREAIDFKNATTRQIFATLRGVLSDKAPDEVRIVAFVEKEVGYTGMDFLGLDRTNYPENIRIVAVPSTAIIGLKHLLYAFAYGADGVLLIEGQEEIDEKFGMRRVNEIIRSLGEYGIERMRVRYSYVPLPVYKKAAELFTMFTERIKKFGPLPMEKRNKVKEKLGI; the protein is encoded by the coding sequence ATGGAAGCAGAAAAGCCTAGAGTTGGAATTTTTGTTTGTGAGTGCGGAGGGAACATAGGCGACGTTGTAGACGTAAAAAAAGTTGTTGAAGCAGTGAAAAACTGGGAGGGAGTGGTAGTTGCGAAATATCATAGATATCTCTGTTCTAAGCCAGGTCAAGAAATGATTTTGGACGCCATAAAAAAGCAGAATTTAGACCGCGTTGTAGTAGCCAGCTGCACCCCAAGAATGCACCTTTCAACATTCCGAAGCGTACTGGAAAGGGCGGGATTAAACCCCTACATGCTTGAATTCGTAAACATACGTGAACAAGACTCGTGGGTTCACGGCCCAAAACCCTCAGAAGAAGCCACGAAAAAGGCGATAAGCCTAATAAGAGGAGGATACGAACGAAGTCTAGAACTTGAACCGCTGGAGAAAATAAGGGAAAAATGCTCCAGAGAAATCCTCATAGTTGGCGGAGGAATAGCTGGAATAACAGCAGCCTTGGAACTTGGATATTTAGGCTATAAAGTTCACCTTGTAGAGAGGAAACCCAGCATAGGCGGAAACATGGCGAAGCTCACAAAAGTTTTCCCAACCTTAGACTGCGCCCAATGCATACTCACGCCGAGAATGGCTGAAGTTGGAAGAAACCCAAACGTGAACTTGCTGACGTACGCCGAAGTACAGGAAATAAGTGGAAGACCAGGAAATTATAACGTGAAAGTTTTCATGAAGCCCAGAGGCGTAGACGTTGAAAAATGCAGAAGCTGCGGAGTATGCGCAAAAGTTTGCCCAGTTACGGTTCCAGACGAGTACAATGAGGGACTATCAGAAAGAAAGGCGGCCTACATTGAATTTCCGCAGGCAGTTCCGTCCGCTTATACAATAGACTTTGAGGCATGCACAAAATGCGGAAAATGCGAGCAGTTATGCCCTGCAAAAGCCATAAACCTTGAAGATAAAGGAAAAATAGTTGAGCTAAACGTTGGCGCAATAATTATGGCCACTGGCTACCAGCTCTACGACGCAAACAAACTCAAGCAGTATGGATACGGCATCTACCCAGACGTCATAACAATGATGGCGCTGGAAAGACTAACTTCAGCTTCCGGACCGACAGGAGGCTACGTAAAAAAGGCTGACGGAAGCGACGTAAAGAAAATCGCCATAGTCCTCTGCGCCGGTTCAAGAGATAAAAATCACATCCCGTACTGCAGCCGAATATGCTGCATGTACTCCCTAAAGCAAGCGTTCCTCCTAAAGAAAATGCTCGGAATAGACGTAACAATCTACTATACGGATATAAGGGCTACTGGTAAAGGCTACGAAGAACTTTACTGGAGATGCCAAGAAGCCGGAGTAGTTTTCATCCGCGGTAAAGTCGCCGAAATCTGGAAGAACAAAAACGGAAAACTCGTCGTAGTTGCGGAGGACACCCTCTTAAACGAAGTTCAAGAAGACGAGTACGACATGGTCGCACTTGCAACTCCGATGATTCCATCCGCAGGACTTCAAGAACTAGCGGCAAAAATGAAACTTGCCATAGGAGAAGACGGATTTATACAAGAGAAACATCCGAAACTCGACCCAGTTGATTCACTTAAAGCAGGAATTTTCGCTTGCGGATGCGCCTTGAGCCCAAAGGATGTCCGCGACACCGTTTCAGACGCCCTAGCTGCAGCCGCTAAAGCTTCATTATTCCTTAAAGAAGAATACGTCACCACAAGTCCGGAGAAGGCCTTTGTAATTACAGAACTATGCGACGGATGTGAAGCATGCGTTAAAATCTGCCCAGTAAACGCCATAACCATGCAGGGTGGAAAAGCCAAAGTTGACCCATTCATATGCGTAGGCTGCGGCGCATGTATTCCAATCTGCCCAAGAGAAGCTATTGACTTTAAGAACGCTACTACTAGGCAGATATTTGCCACTTTGAGAGGCGTATTGTCAGATAAAGCTCCAGACGAGGTTAGAATAGTAGCCTTTGTCGAAAAGGAGGTTGGATATACAGGCATGGACTTCCTCGGACTTGACAGAACCAATTATCCAGAAAACATTCGAATTGTGGCGGTTCCCTCAACAGCCATTATAGGCTTAAAGCATCTACTCTACGCATTTGCCTACGGAGCAGACGGTGTACTCCTAATCGAAGGACAGGAAGAAATCGACGAGAAGTTCGGTATGAGACGAGTAAATGAAATTATACGTTCACTTGGAGAATACGGAATTGAACGAATGAGGGTTAGATACAGCTACGTGCCACTGCCAGTGTACAAGAAGGCAGCTGAACTTTTCACAATGTTCACTGAAAGAATTAAAAAGTTTGGTCCTCTTCCTATGGAAAAACGTAATAAAGTTAAGGAAAAGTTAGGAATCTAA
- a CDS encoding DUF120 domain-containing protein: MKERTNIDSRLWKNIFTLYKLAELGAHRRTVKVSTDFLAKKMGASQQTASRHLIELEKLGWIERKVSVEGCIVKISEKGIAQLKKLYSSLKFIMEAEYPPSVTLEGVVFTGLGEGAYYITRDGYRKQFIERLGFDPYPGTLNLKLATEYDVKSRIELEAYPAIEIEGFKDENRTFGPVKCYPAIIQNKVKGAVLMALRSHYDASVIEVIAPVFLRKHLKLEDGNKVKIEVLTLP, encoded by the coding sequence ATGAAGGAAAGGACAAATATAGACTCAAGGCTTTGGAAGAACATTTTTACACTCTATAAGCTAGCTGAACTTGGAGCGCATCGTAGAACAGTCAAGGTTTCGACTGATTTTCTAGCTAAAAAGATGGGGGCCTCCCAACAGACGGCGTCAAGGCATTTAATTGAACTTGAAAAACTTGGATGGATAGAGAGAAAGGTAAGTGTTGAAGGCTGTATAGTTAAAATAAGTGAAAAAGGCATTGCACAGCTAAAAAAGCTCTATTCAAGCCTAAAATTCATAATGGAAGCTGAATATCCTCCTTCAGTAACCCTTGAAGGAGTAGTATTTACTGGACTTGGCGAAGGAGCATATTATATCACAAGGGACGGATATAGAAAACAGTTTATAGAGAGACTTGGTTTCGACCCATACCCTGGAACCCTAAACTTAAAGCTTGCAACAGAATATGACGTTAAATCAAGAATTGAGCTTGAGGCTTATCCGGCAATTGAAATAGAGGGATTCAAAGATGAGAACAGAACTTTTGGGCCTGTAAAATGTTACCCGGCCATTATACAAAATAAAGTGAAGGGGGCGGTATTAATGGCGCTGAGAAGCCACTATGACGCTTCAGTGATAGAAGTAATTGCACCAGTATTCCTTAGGAAACACTTGAAACTGGAGGACGGAAACAAAGTCAAAATAGAAGTTTTAACGCTTCCTTAA
- a CDS encoding succinate dehydrogenase/fumarate reductase flavoprotein subunit, with amino-acid sequence METLTHDIIIVGTGIAGLRAAIAAAETSKKIDVAVISKIYPVRSHSVCAQGGTAAVLREGDSYDLHAWDTVKGADFLADQDVVEFFVRRAPQEIINLEHWGCPWSRTEDGKINQRRFGGHSFPRACFAADMTGFHEMHTLYGKAKTLENITFYDEWFATSLLVEDNTAVGLTAIELKTGKLHAFKAKAIIMATGGYQRIYQFTTFSHTATGDGMTIAYRAGAPLKDMEFVQFHPTGLVPPGVLITEGARGEGGYLLNAKGERFMKRYAPERMELAPRDIIARAEQTEINEGRAFQGPYGPYIALDLRHLGEEKINERLPLIRDVAIKLGGVDPVEEPIPIRPAAHYAMGGIHVNIKTESPIAGLYAAGECSCISVHGANRLGTNSTADCLVFGAVSGEEAAKYALSKSFREIPKDKVLEEEKRIFDGILGKEGDERVPAIRDEMRKVMNDKVWIFRTGEELQEALKEIRELRKRFENIRVEDKGGAFNMGLIEALQLDFTLELAEVTVVSALARTESRGAHYRLDYPKRDDKNWLKHTLAYYTREGPRLEYIPVTITKWTPAERKY; translated from the coding sequence ATGGAAACATTGACCCACGACATAATAATAGTTGGGACCGGCATAGCCGGTTTAAGAGCGGCCATAGCAGCCGCAGAAACAAGCAAAAAAATAGACGTAGCAGTTATATCCAAGATTTATCCAGTTCGCTCCCACTCTGTCTGTGCTCAAGGCGGAACAGCAGCTGTGCTCAGAGAAGGTGACTCATATGATCTGCACGCATGGGATACAGTTAAAGGTGCCGACTTCTTGGCCGACCAAGACGTAGTCGAATTCTTTGTTAGGCGAGCGCCTCAGGAAATTATCAATTTGGAGCATTGGGGCTGTCCATGGAGCAGAACAGAAGACGGAAAAATAAATCAACGAAGATTTGGAGGCCACAGCTTTCCACGCGCATGCTTTGCAGCTGACATGACAGGCTTCCATGAAATGCATACGCTATATGGAAAGGCAAAAACCCTCGAAAACATTACCTTCTACGACGAATGGTTCGCTACCTCCTTACTCGTAGAGGATAATACAGCCGTAGGATTAACTGCAATAGAACTCAAAACTGGAAAACTTCACGCTTTCAAGGCTAAGGCCATCATAATGGCGACTGGCGGATATCAGAGAATCTATCAATTCACAACATTCTCGCATACAGCAACAGGCGATGGAATGACAATTGCATATAGGGCAGGTGCGCCCCTAAAAGACATGGAGTTCGTTCAATTCCACCCGACAGGCTTGGTTCCGCCAGGAGTACTCATAACCGAAGGTGCAAGAGGAGAAGGCGGATACCTACTCAACGCTAAAGGCGAACGATTCATGAAGCGATACGCGCCAGAAAGGATGGAGCTGGCGCCACGAGACATAATCGCCAGAGCAGAGCAGACTGAAATAAACGAGGGAAGAGCCTTCCAGGGGCCTTACGGCCCATACATTGCCCTAGATCTTAGGCACTTAGGCGAAGAGAAAATAAATGAAAGGTTGCCGCTTATAAGGGACGTTGCAATAAAGCTTGGAGGCGTAGATCCAGTCGAGGAGCCCATACCAATAAGGCCGGCGGCCCACTACGCTATGGGAGGGATTCACGTGAACATTAAGACTGAATCTCCAATTGCGGGCTTATACGCAGCTGGCGAATGCTCATGCATAAGCGTTCACGGCGCCAACAGACTTGGAACAAACTCAACCGCCGACTGCCTAGTCTTCGGAGCTGTAAGTGGAGAAGAAGCTGCAAAGTACGCATTATCAAAGAGTTTCAGAGAAATACCGAAAGATAAGGTTTTAGAGGAAGAGAAAAGAATTTTCGACGGGATTCTTGGTAAGGAAGGAGACGAGAGGGTTCCAGCTATAAGGGATGAAATGCGCAAGGTAATGAACGATAAAGTTTGGATTTTCCGAACTGGCGAGGAACTTCAAGAAGCCTTAAAGGAAATAAGAGAATTGAGAAAACGATTCGAAAACATTCGAGTTGAAGACAAAGGCGGAGCTTTCAACATGGGACTCATAGAAGCCTTACAGTTAGACTTCACTTTGGAACTTGCTGAAGTCACAGTTGTAAGCGCTTTGGCCAGAACTGAGTCACGAGGAGCCCATTATAGACTGGACTATCCAAAAAGAGATGACAAAAACTGGCTGAAGCACACACTAGCATATTACACGCGGGAAGGCCCAAGACTCGAATATATTCCAGTCACAATAACAAAGTGGACTCCGGCGGAGAGGAAGTATTAG